In one ANME-2 cluster archaeon genomic region, the following are encoded:
- a CDS encoding methanogenesis marker 7 protein has product MLEPMMYEGGVYKHNLIEELVEDLGGYILQKNIMQTEVVIIMLVPIKDTGLVEDMTKKLLGVLTRAPLSGTEIAVVAPTLAYHHLPHPDCDIAEFLRRKGAKTNMVGLARGVGARTCQISAHERELINEHDVAVYVFGNFKHCITDSKPKLFEGIDIPIVVTGAPEIDIADIPNGDVYVSNLGRIAHRLRKGEEMFAMDRVVDVVGEIFDKEREEIGKDLLSVMPPRVKKEIEDQVSAINEVLSPLPITLRLRGLKVKLDFDEFHEQVGEVSFVEGVKLKDIADIRRSNMKNFILVDIKTKSETGFLI; this is encoded by the coding sequence ATGCTTGAACCAATGATGTATGAAGGTGGGGTCTATAAACATAACCTGATCGAAGAGCTGGTAGAGGACCTGGGGGGTTATATTCTCCAGAAGAATATAATGCAGACTGAAGTTGTCATCATAATGCTGGTTCCGATCAAGGATACCGGGCTTGTTGAGGATATGACAAAGAAATTGCTGGGTGTGTTAACCCGTGCACCTCTATCCGGTACAGAGATCGCTGTTGTGGCACCAACACTTGCATACCATCACCTGCCACACCCGGACTGTGATATTGCCGAGTTTTTGCGCCGCAAAGGTGCAAAGACCAATATGGTAGGGCTGGCCCGGGGCGTGGGCGCTAGGACGTGCCAGATATCTGCACATGAGCGTGAACTGATCAATGAGCATGATGTGGCAGTATATGTTTTTGGTAATTTCAAACACTGTATCACAGATAGCAAGCCAAAGTTGTTCGAAGGTATCGATATTCCCATAGTGGTAACAGGGGCTCCAGAGATAGATATTGCAGATATACCTAATGGGGATGTTTATGTGAGTAACCTGGGCCGTATTGCCCACAGGCTGCGAAAAGGGGAAGAGATGTTTGCCATGGACCGGGTGGTAGATGTTGTTGGCGAGATATTTGATAAAGAACGGGAAGAGATTGGTAAGGACTTACTTTCTGTTATGCCACCAAGGGTGAAAAAAGAAATAGAAGACCAGGTGTCTGCGATCAATGAAGTATTGTCTCCTTTGCCTATTACACTTAGATTGAGAGGTTTAAAGGTCAAGCTGGATTTTGATGAGTTCCATGAGCAGGTCGGTGAAGTTTCATTTGTGGAAGGTGTCAAGTTGAAGGATATTGCTGATATCAGGCGCAGTAATATGAAGAATTTTATCCTGGTGGATATCAAGACTAAGAGCGAAACCGGGTTCTTGATATAA
- a CDS encoding elongation factor 1-beta, which produces MGEVAAKIKIMPAGVETDLEALKGRLEAVIPEGVKLHGFSEEPIAFGLKAIIAVVVVGDIEGGTDKVEEAFAAVDEVESVSVIELGRL; this is translated from the coding sequence GTGGGCGAAGTAGCAGCTAAGATCAAGATAATGCCGGCTGGCGTGGAAACCGACCTTGAAGCCCTGAAAGGGAGACTGGAAGCAGTTATACCTGAGGGTGTAAAACTCCACGGTTTTTCAGAGGAGCCCATAGCCTTTGGCCTGAAAGCCATTATTGCCGTTGTCGTCGTGGGTGATATCGAAGGTGGTACCGATAAGGTGGAAGAAGCTTTTGCAGCAGTCGATGAAGTTGAAAGTGTTTCAGTGATCGAACTGGGGCGCCTGTAA
- a CDS encoding phosphoadenosine phosphosulfate reductase family protein, which translates to MTEQRNKRQFKPGKDAFIHWCPNCNLPLISIECALCGSTGERIDLGLPGDVQFGSPYERGILHDILTARYGIDPLGERIILLNKIGGEDKTDQVIVDALVFGILRFDLKILDWQFDLSMDGAALMAQYTRHRTVELSDVPGHLSGKTVSSDMIQWCSDDIRQGDDIIVRKGKMTGVGFALLDAKAMKLTATPAVRVRKIGKSRARLKDVVPIMDKVVRANAPAIKRLGKNAMNTVKGMANQQEYRGRPVYVSFSGGKDSLVVLDLTKSALKHSPKAYFINTGLEFPETVEYARQFCHDNDIDLDELDAGDVFWQHLPDFGPPAKDYRWCCKVCKLAPAGEIPEKGNYLTIDGKRKYESFSRARIPATEGNPLVPGQVNVYPIRDWRALEVWLYIHWRGLEYNPLYDMGFERVGCWLCPAALGAEFRRMLELHPDLYQKWDTYLRDWAGSLGLPGGYIDHGFWRWREHPPKMKLLARQLGIDIVPKDAGSEAEAFRIRVVSGISPCKAGGYSIEGTARGARPVGAVEMMRMLGEVRYSDELGVLVVLTGGGSVKLYTDGTFQVTAGDRGTTEKLFEAAARQLTRAVKCTGCGICEKACPKHAISFEDRRIRVSEQCDGCGVCDEVCVAVRYVGRILEG; encoded by the coding sequence ATGACCGAACAACGTAATAAAAGACAATTCAAACCCGGAAAAGATGCATTCATTCACTGGTGCCCGAACTGCAATCTCCCGCTTATCAGTATCGAGTGTGCACTATGTGGTTCAACAGGCGAGAGAATTGACCTGGGACTGCCCGGAGATGTGCAGTTTGGCTCACCTTACGAGCGCGGCATCCTGCATGATATCCTGACTGCCCGCTACGGCATTGACCCGCTGGGTGAGCGTATTATCCTGCTCAATAAAATTGGTGGTGAGGATAAGACCGACCAGGTAATAGTGGACGCCCTGGTGTTTGGGATACTGCGCTTTGACCTGAAAATCCTGGACTGGCAGTTCGACCTTTCAATGGATGGGGCTGCCCTTATGGCACAATATACCAGGCACAGGACCGTTGAGCTGTCAGATGTTCCCGGCCATCTCAGCGGCAAGACCGTTAGTTCTGATATGATACAGTGGTGTTCGGATGATATCAGGCAGGGTGATGATATCATTGTCAGGAAGGGCAAAATGACGGGTGTGGGTTTTGCACTGCTGGATGCCAAAGCGATGAAACTAACCGCCACACCTGCGGTCAGGGTCAGGAAGATAGGGAAAAGCCGGGCCCGGTTAAAGGATGTGGTTCCCATAATGGACAAGGTTGTCAGGGCTAACGCACCTGCCATCAAACGCCTGGGCAAAAATGCCATGAACACTGTAAAGGGCATGGCCAACCAGCAGGAATACCGTGGTAGACCCGTGTATGTGTCCTTCAGCGGCGGTAAGGACAGCCTGGTGGTGCTGGACCTGACCAAAAGCGCATTGAAACACAGCCCTAAGGCATATTTCATCAACACTGGCCTGGAATTCCCTGAGACTGTGGAATATGCGCGGCAGTTTTGCCATGATAATGACATTGACCTGGATGAGCTGGATGCAGGGGATGTGTTCTGGCAGCACTTGCCAGATTTCGGGCCCCCTGCCAAGGATTACAGGTGGTGCTGCAAGGTCTGCAAGCTGGCCCCTGCTGGTGAGATACCAGAGAAGGGAAATTACCTGACCATTGATGGCAAGCGTAAGTACGAATCATTCAGCCGTGCCCGCATCCCTGCCACTGAGGGAAATCCACTGGTGCCGGGGCAGGTGAATGTGTATCCCATCCGCGACTGGCGTGCGCTTGAGGTGTGGCTGTACATACACTGGCGGGGCCTGGAATATAATCCACTGTACGACATGGGGTTCGAGCGGGTGGGCTGCTGGCTGTGCCCGGCGGCCCTGGGTGCGGAATTCCGGCGCATGCTTGAGCTGCACCCTGACCTGTACCAGAAGTGGGATACATACCTGCGTGACTGGGCTGGGAGCCTGGGGCTCCCGGGCGGGTACATCGACCATGGGTTCTGGCGCTGGCGGGAGCATCCCCCCAAGATGAAATTGCTGGCCCGGCAGTTGGGTATTGATATTGTCCCAAAGGATGCAGGGTCTGAGGCTGAGGCTTTCCGTATAAGGGTGGTCTCGGGCATATCTCCATGCAAGGCCGGCGGGTACAGTATTGAGGGCACTGCCAGGGGGGCCAGGCCAGTGGGTGCTGTGGAAATGATGCGGATGCTGGGTGAGGTCCGTTATTCGGATGAACTGGGTGTGCTGGTGGTCCTGACAGGTGGAGGGAGTGTGAAGCTGTACACGGATGGTACTTTCCAGGTCACTGCGGGGGACAGGGGGACGACTGAGAAGCTTTTTGAAGCGGCTGCCAGGCAGTTGACGAGGGCGGTGAAGTGTACTGGTTGCGGGATATGCGAGAAGGCCTGCCCGAAACATGCTATTAGTTTTGAGGATAGGCGCATCAGGGTGTCGGAGCAGTGTGATGGGTGCGGGGTGTGCGATGAGGTATGTGTGGCTGTTCGGTATGTGGGCAGGATTTTAGAGGGGTAG
- a CDS encoding DUF1610 domain-containing protein, protein MTQKAEYCISCGVKLIEKGYVRFPCPSCGREIGRCAMCRHQSNPYTCPGCQFQGP, encoded by the coding sequence ATGACCCAGAAAGCAGAGTACTGTATTTCATGTGGAGTAAAACTTATCGAGAAAGGGTATGTGCGTTTCCCGTGCCCATCATGTGGCAGGGAAATTGGAAGATGTGCAATGTGTAGGCACCAGAGTAACCCGTATACGTGTCCGGGATGCCAGTTCCAGGGACCCTGA
- a CDS encoding methanogenesis marker 17 protein: MEDDTITVESPEEVGADIYRRVIIDVLSDLALGRVLLKVRAFVDVTEPVFIFLGLRKKGIPSVKISDFADLEIGGYGKSEVLIFLHKEAYIPQLLNKLWERYGRGNISQEERTTIVVETPDYMTEVDLLGDMVIDEKVQEINDRIVDAMLRIIPEGFRVRYHQLTDEYILFVASEDPIKQDWKDRAVSMRDQLLHEVGLNA, translated from the coding sequence ATGGAAGATGATACAATAACCGTGGAATCACCGGAAGAAGTAGGTGCAGATATCTATAGGAGAGTGATAATAGATGTACTGTCCGACCTGGCGCTGGGCAGAGTTCTTTTGAAGGTCAGGGCTTTTGTGGATGTGACCGAACCCGTATTCATTTTCCTTGGTCTGCGCAAGAAAGGAATACCGTCTGTTAAAATTAGTGATTTCGCTGACCTGGAGATTGGCGGATACGGTAAATCTGAAGTGTTAATTTTCCTTCACAAGGAAGCTTATATACCTCAACTGCTGAATAAATTGTGGGAACGCTATGGCAGGGGCAATATCTCACAAGAGGAAAGAACGACGATCGTTGTGGAAACTCCGGATTATATGACTGAGGTTGATTTGCTTGGAGACATGGTGATTGATGAAAAAGTTCAGGAGATCAATGACAGGATCGTTGATGCAATGTTGAGGATCATTCCGGAGGGTTTCAGGGTCAGGTACCATCAACTGACAGATGAATATATTCTTTTCGTGGCTTCCGAGGATCCAATTAAACAGGATTGGAAGGACAGGGCTGTAAGTATGCGCGATCAATTGCTGCATGAGGTGGGGCTCAATGCTTGA
- a CDS encoding amino acid kinase, translated as MTDNSRVVIKLGGSLMDCASPLIRTVNDIICQNLQSVLIIPGGSVFADNVRNFQEISGISGDAAHWMAILAMEQYAYYLSDISGVPLTNDLEMHEPGLNILLPYTILRYYDSGLEHSWDVTSDTISAWVAQRTGSILIKVTDVDGIYLDGELVQQIYADDLAGSEETCVDKGLPAFLMTHGMDCMVINGRYFDRVIEALKGGVTGGTLIYGKSKF; from the coding sequence ATGACTGATAACTCCAGGGTAGTAATAAAACTGGGTGGCAGCCTGATGGACTGTGCCTCCCCACTTATCAGGACGGTCAATGATATAATCTGCCAGAACCTACAATCAGTCCTTATTATTCCAGGTGGGTCCGTATTCGCAGACAATGTAAGGAATTTCCAGGAGATATCTGGTATTTCAGGGGATGCGGCACACTGGATGGCAATACTTGCCATGGAACAGTATGCCTATTACCTGTCAGACATCTCAGGCGTACCACTTACTAATGACCTGGAGATGCACGAACCGGGTTTAAATATTTTGCTGCCATATACAATATTACGCTATTACGACAGCGGCCTGGAACACTCATGGGATGTGACATCAGATACCATTTCGGCCTGGGTTGCACAAAGGACCGGCAGCATACTGATAAAGGTCACAGATGTAGATGGTATTTACCTGGATGGTGAACTGGTGCAGCAGATATATGCCGACGATTTGGCTGGCAGTGAGGAGACCTGTGTAGATAAGGGGCTGCCCGCTTTCCTTATGACACATGGAATGGATTGTATGGTGATAAACGGCAGGTACTTTGATAGAGTTATCGAAGCGTTGAAAGGCGGTGTTACCGGAGGCACATTGATATATGGCAAGAGCAAGTTTTAA